A section of the Rummeliibacillus pycnus genome encodes:
- the yhbY gene encoding ribosome assembly RNA-binding protein YhbY, translating into MLTGKQKRFLRAEAHHLQPIFQVGKGGVNEEMLVQIKQALEVRELLKVRILDNCEEDKHDVAEQLAEGTNSELVQLIGLTVVLYKQASKREHRKIELPKVK; encoded by the coding sequence ATGTTAACAGGTAAACAAAAACGTTTTTTACGTGCTGAAGCACATCATTTACAACCAATATTCCAAGTAGGGAAAGGTGGAGTAAATGAAGAAATGCTTGTGCAAATTAAACAGGCATTAGAAGTACGTGAATTATTAAAAGTACGCATTTTAGACAATTGTGAAGAAGATAAACATGATGTAGCTGAACAATTAGCAGAAGGGACAAATTCAGAACTTGTTCAACTAATCGGTTTAACAGTTGTTTTATATAAACAAGCATCAAAACGTGAACATCGTAAAATTGAATTACCAAAAGTGAAATAA
- a CDS encoding nicotinate-nucleotide adenylyltransferase, which produces MKKVGLLGGTFNPPHMAHLLMANEAYDVLGLDEVRFMPNAVPPHKVKPEDASAKDRLHMTELAIQSIPYFKIEPYEIERGGVSYSYDTLRGLTSLEPDTQFYFIIGGDMIDMLDEWYHIQELTELVRFVGVHRPGTAGVTKLPVQLIEAPLMDLSSTMIRKRLKEGRTVTFLVPTAVEQYIREEGLYGTR; this is translated from the coding sequence ATGAAAAAAGTAGGTCTTCTAGGTGGTACATTTAATCCTCCACATATGGCACATCTCTTGATGGCGAATGAGGCATATGATGTATTAGGATTAGATGAAGTACGTTTTATGCCGAATGCAGTTCCTCCACATAAAGTGAAGCCAGAGGATGCTTCAGCAAAAGACAGATTGCATATGACAGAACTAGCTATTCAGTCGATCCCTTATTTTAAAATAGAACCGTATGAAATTGAGCGTGGAGGAGTATCTTATTCATATGATACTTTACGAGGGTTAACTTCTCTCGAGCCTGATACACAGTTCTATTTCATTATTGGTGGCGATATGATTGATATGCTAGATGAATGGTATCATATACAAGAGCTTACAGAGTTAGTCCGATTTGTTGGTGTTCATCGACCTGGCACTGCAGGCGTGACAAAACTCCCAGTACAGCTTATAGAAGCACCACTTATGGATCTATCTTCTACGATGATTCGCAAACGATTAAAAGAAGGACGAACTGTGACATTTTTAGTGCCGACAGCCGTTGAACAGTATATACGAGAGGAAGGTTTATATGGAACGCGATGA
- the yqeK gene encoding bis(5'-nucleosyl)-tetraphosphatase (symmetrical) YqeK, with amino-acid sequence MERDELLLSMKDRMPEKRYIHTIGVTDTAIKLAKRFGEDPKKAEIAAILHDSCKYADRDWMRRIIIEQQMDPTLLQYHHELWHGPVGAYVAKTDFHVTDEDVLNAIRYHTTGRVGQSNLEKIVYIADMIEPNRKFSGVDELRKASEELQLHDLMIKCIAHSISFLMSKHQPVFPDSFECYNDLLLQKKGQVKE; translated from the coding sequence ATGGAACGCGATGAATTATTATTATCGATGAAAGACCGTATGCCTGAAAAGCGTTATATCCATACAATTGGTGTGACGGATACAGCCATAAAACTTGCAAAACGGTTTGGAGAGGATCCTAAAAAAGCAGAAATAGCAGCTATTTTGCATGATTCATGTAAATATGCAGACCGTGACTGGATGAGACGAATAATCATTGAACAACAAATGGATCCAACATTGCTTCAATATCATCATGAACTATGGCATGGTCCTGTAGGTGCTTATGTGGCTAAAACAGACTTTCATGTAACAGATGAGGATGTATTAAATGCGATTCGTTACCATACTACAGGACGAGTAGGTCAAAGTAATTTGGAAAAAATCGTGTATATAGCGGATATGATTGAACCAAATCGGAAATTTTCTGGGGTAGATGAACTGCGAAAAGCATCCGAAGAATTACAATTACATGATTTGATGATTAAATGTATAGCGCATTCTATATCATTTCTAATGAGTAAACATCAACCAGTGTTCCCTGATTCATTTGAATGCTATAACGATTTATTGTTGCAAAAGAAAGGACAAGTGAAAGAATGA
- a CDS encoding helix-hairpin-helix domain-containing protein gives MEEANAKVESQPKDTAEQEVIAMTSIIVDVKGAVKNPGVYKLNADSRVIDAILLAGGYAKNAQSRQINHAQKLQDEMVIYVPQKGEEVEEILAVASSQETSSVPTTQGGVTDTAKSDLVNLNTADESILTTLNGVGPAKAKAIIAYRTENGSFKSIEDLKNVTGIGDKTFESLKDSITVQ, from the coding sequence ATGGAAGAGGCAAACGCAAAAGTCGAATCTCAGCCAAAAGATACAGCCGAACAAGAAGTTATTGCAATGACTTCTATTATAGTAGATGTAAAGGGAGCGGTTAAAAACCCTGGAGTCTACAAATTGAATGCAGATAGTCGTGTTATTGATGCAATTCTTCTCGCAGGAGGCTATGCCAAGAATGCTCAATCGCGTCAAATTAATCATGCACAAAAATTGCAAGATGAAATGGTCATCTATGTTCCACAAAAAGGCGAAGAAGTAGAAGAAATTCTAGCGGTCGCATCGTCTCAAGAAACATCATCCGTACCGACTACTCAAGGTGGAGTTACGGATACAGCAAAATCAGATTTAGTTAATCTTAATACTGCAGACGAATCTATTCTTACAACCCTTAACGGAGTGGGACCAGCTAAAGCAAAAGCAATTATTGCCTATCGGACAGAAAACGGATCTTTTAAATCTATTGAAGACTTAAAAAATGTAACAGGGATTGGTGATAAAACATTTGAATCTTTAAAAGATTCAATAACAGTTCAGTAA
- the rsfS gene encoding ribosome silencing factor, translated as MTNTLLDIAFKAADDKRAEDIVVLNMQGISLLADYFLICHGNSDRQTQAIAREIADAAHKAGYEVKRIEGFDSARWILVDLGDVVCHVFHKDERQYYNLERLWGDAPEKFIAVDAE; from the coding sequence ATGACAAATACACTATTAGATATCGCTTTTAAAGCAGCAGACGACAAACGTGCAGAAGATATTGTCGTACTTAATATGCAAGGAATCTCATTGTTAGCAGATTATTTCCTGATTTGCCATGGTAATTCAGATCGTCAAACACAGGCAATTGCTCGTGAAATTGCAGACGCAGCTCATAAGGCTGGCTATGAAGTTAAACGAATAGAAGGATTTGATTCTGCTCGCTGGATTCTAGTTGACCTTGGAGATGTAGTTTGTCATGTCTTCCATAAGGATGAACGCCAATATTATAATTTAGAACGTTTATGGGGCGATGCACCCGAAAAATTCATAGCTGTGGATGCTGAATGA
- a CDS encoding class I SAM-dependent DNA methyltransferase, with protein MSSYGRFAEVYDALMTDIPYDQYIQWVAKFAPSTEYKKLLDIGCGTGTMAAGFVKLGYEVSGLDLSEEMLAIAAERLMVEGINVPLYCMSMDELAGFVNLDVVTIPIDSINYLQNQEEVQETLSRIYQSLRSGGQLFFDAHSLYKMDEIFMDSPFTYDDGEVTYLWMTEAGEAPHSVHHEMLFYVQQKNRLFERFEEYHYQRTYDIDTYIKMLQQAGFSEITVTADFVEEAPTEESERIFFRAKK; from the coding sequence ATGAGTAGCTACGGTCGATTTGCAGAAGTATATGACGCATTAATGACTGATATACCATATGATCAATATATCCAATGGGTAGCAAAATTTGCACCCTCTACAGAATATAAAAAGCTATTAGATATTGGATGCGGTACAGGTACAATGGCTGCTGGTTTTGTAAAGTTAGGTTATGAAGTTAGTGGTCTGGATTTATCAGAGGAAATGCTCGCAATCGCAGCAGAGCGTCTAATGGTAGAAGGGATAAATGTGCCATTATACTGTATGTCAATGGATGAGCTAGCTGGATTTGTAAATCTTGATGTTGTGACAATTCCCATCGATTCAATTAATTATTTGCAAAATCAAGAGGAAGTACAAGAAACATTGTCTAGAATTTATCAATCATTGAGATCTGGTGGACAGTTATTTTTTGATGCGCATTCTTTATATAAAATGGATGAAATCTTTATGGATTCACCATTTACATATGATGATGGAGAGGTCACCTATTTATGGATGACAGAAGCTGGTGAAGCACCTCATTCTGTTCATCATGAGATGCTGTTTTATGTTCAACAGAAAAATCGTTTATTTGAACGTTTTGAAGAATATCATTATCAAAGAACATATGATATAGACACTTATATAAAAATGCTTCAACAAGCAGGTTTTAGTGAAATAACTGTAACAGCAGATTTTGTAGAAGAGGCACCGACTGAAGAATCTGAAAGAATTTTCTTCCGTGCTAAAAAATAG
- the aroE gene encoding shikimate dehydrogenase has protein sequence MRKWYAVIGDPIEHSMSPLMHNAWMTQENRDASYIPIHVLPENLEQSVASLKTLGCSGWNITIPHKEKIIPYLDELDESARKMGAVNTVVRQQDGSYKGYNTDGLGFVRSLEEVIGNGHRHKHVLIIGAGGAARGIAFALVATGYTHITITNRTVSKAKAICDELDVEAIALSLNEAEEQLNQFDILIQTTSAGLNHSDFALPFSMNRLASTAIVADIVYNPLMTPFLNEAKKKGATVITGLGMFIHQGALAYSYWTGTYPEAEVVKDLLLEQLGGNLLHVNR, from the coding sequence TTGAGAAAATGGTACGCAGTTATTGGTGATCCAATAGAGCATTCAATGTCACCACTTATGCACAATGCATGGATGACACAAGAAAATCGAGATGCTAGTTATATTCCAATTCATGTTTTACCAGAGAATTTAGAACAGTCTGTTGCATCATTGAAAACACTTGGTTGTAGTGGTTGGAATATTACGATTCCACACAAAGAGAAAATTATTCCATATTTAGATGAGCTAGATGAATCAGCTCGCAAAATGGGCGCAGTCAATACGGTTGTAAGACAACAAGATGGATCATATAAAGGATATAATACAGACGGTTTAGGCTTTGTCCGTTCGTTGGAAGAAGTTATAGGTAATGGTCATCGACATAAACATGTATTAATAATAGGGGCTGGTGGAGCTGCTCGAGGAATTGCCTTTGCACTTGTTGCAACAGGCTATACACATATTACGATTACTAACCGCACTGTTTCAAAGGCAAAAGCGATATGTGATGAACTAGACGTTGAAGCAATAGCTTTATCATTGAATGAGGCTGAGGAACAACTAAATCAGTTTGACATTCTTATTCAAACAACATCAGCGGGTTTAAATCATAGTGACTTTGCATTGCCGTTTTCAATGAATCGATTAGCAAGCACTGCAATTGTTGCAGATATTGTGTATAATCCTTTAATGACACCATTTTTAAATGAGGCAAAGAAAAAAGGGGCGACTGTCATCACCGGACTAGGCATGTTCATCCATCAAGGTGCATTAGCTTATAGTTACTGGACAGGGACGTATCCGGAAGCAGAAGTCGTAAAAGACTTATTGCTTGAGCAATTAGGAGGAAATTTATTACATGTTAACAGGTAA